From the genome of Alicyclobacillus sp. SO9:
AAGCCGTCTGGACAGTATTGCCCGGTTTGTCAGCATCCGATGGTGGAAAAACGTTCTAAGGGTAAAGTGGAGATTATTTGCAGCAATGAGAATGAACACGATAAAATCCTGCAGCAGGAAAATCCTAAGCAAGCTGAGCGAGAGAACCAGACGGCATCAAGGAGATGAGGGGCTTGTCAGTGAAAGTGATTGGAGCTGGGTTGGCGGGCTCCGAAGCCGCCTGGCAGATTGCCAGGCAGGGAATTCCTGTGACACTCTATGAAATGAGGCCGGTCAGAACAACAGAGGCGCATCATACGGGGATGTTTGCAGAACTAGTATGCAGCAATTCACTGCGAGCTGCTGCCGTTACGAATGCAGTGGGACTTTTAAAGCAAGAAATGCGGGAACTGGACTCTCTTGTTATCCGCTGTGCAGACGAAACTGCTGTTCCTGCAGGAGGAGCTCTTGCGGTGGACCGAGATGCATTCTCGCAAGCCATTACAAAGGCTCTTGAAGCACATCCTTTGATTGAGATTCGGCGTGAAGAAGTGACGACTCTGCCTGAGGATGGCCTCGTCGTAATCGCAACAGGTCCACTTACAACTCCGGAATTGTCAGAATCCCTCTTGAAGTTCACAGGGAAGCAGCATTTGTCTTTCTTTGATGCAGCAGCTCCAATTTTAACTGAGGAGTCCTTGAATCGTGACAAAGTGTATTTGGCCTCTCGATACAACAAGGGTGAAGCAGCCTATTTGAACTGTCCCATGACAGAAAACGAGTTTGCAGACTTCTACGATGCGCTGATTCATGCCGAGACAGCTGAGCTTCACGACTTCGAGAAAGGACAGTACTTTGAGGGGTGTATGCCCATCGAGGTGATGGCGGCCCGGGGTGTCAAAACGGTCCTGTTCGGTCCCATGAAACCTGTCGGTTTGGAGGACCCTCGAACAGGCAAGCGTCCCTTTGCCGTTGTTCAGCTGCGGCAGGACAATGCTTCCGCGACACTGTATAACATGGTAGGCTTCCAGACACACCTAAAATGGGGAGAACAAAAACGTGTTTTCCGCATGATTCCTGGACTCGAACAGGCGGAATTCGTAAGGTATGGTGTTATGCATAGAAACACCTATATCAATAGTCCGTCTGTCTTGGAACCTACATATCAAACTAAGCACAGACAAAACCTGTTTTTGGCTGGTCAAATCACCGGTGTGGAAGGATACGTTGAGTCTGCGGGCGCAGGACTCGTGGCGGGGATGAACGCGGGTCGCATAGCTCGCAGCCTCAGTCCGCTGGTGGTGCCGCAGACCACTGCTATTGGTAGCTTGGCGTACTATATCACGCACGCCCATGCAGATAACTTTCAGCCAATGAATGCAACATTCGGTTTGCTGCCGCCATTGTCTCACAAGGTGAAGGACAAGAAAGTTCGAAATCAACAGTTGGCTGAGAGAGCGCTGTGTGATATTCGAGACTTGACCACTACCTTGGAAAAGGAAGCCTAGCATGGACACAGAGCCGTTAGACCTATACATCGAGCAGTTTTTGCAAGTGCGACTTGCCGAGCGCCGAACTGCCCCAAAAACCATTTCGGCCTACGGAACTGATTTAAGTGTGCTTGCAGATTTTTGTGAGGAAAAAGGTCTCTCATCACCGTCACAAATTCGCGTAGTGCACTTGCGCATGTTCTTGTCTGTGCAATTGCAAAAGGGTTTATCTCGTTCATCCATTGCTCGGCGTCTGTCCTGTTATCGGAGTTTCTTCGACTTCCTCGTACGCGAAGATGTGGTGGAACAAAACGTCGCGAGGTTGGTTTCCTTGCCAAAACGCGATGAAAGGGTGCCAAAATTCTATTATCAAGAAGAAATCAAGGCGCTCATTGAATCAGTCGACGGAAAGGACCTGTGGTCTCTGCGTGATAGGGCGCTGCTTGAATTTCTGTATGCCACAGGTATTCGAGTTGGCGAATGCGTGCAACTTGACGCAGCAGACCTGGAGCTTGATGAAGGAACCGTTCTTGTGTTCGGAAAAGGCAGTAAGGAAAGATATGTGGTCTTAGGAAACAAAGCGATTGTGTCTTTGCGCCGGTATTTGTCTGAACGGGAGGCAAGTGTGTCCTTCGCTGTTGATTCGGAACCTGCGCTTTTTATTAATCGTCAAGGCGGACGATTAACTGATAGAAGTGTTCGGAGAATCCTCAACAAGCATATTTCCCGGGTGGCTGGACTATACCATATTAGTCCCCATGCTGTTCGGCACAGCTTTGCGACGCATCTGCTTGATGGCGGTGCTGACTTACGCGTCGTTCAAGAACTACTTGGGCACGCAAGTTTATCGTCTACGCAAATTTATACTCATACAACGAGAGACCGTTTAGCAAAGGTCTACCAACGGACACATCCGCGGGCAAGTAAATCCGATTGAGTGTCCATAGGGCCAATGATTGGGAGGTGCAGGCAATGAATATGGAGCTTCATGGTACAACGATTTTTGCGATGCTGAAGGATGGGAAGGGTGCGATGGCTGGTGACGGACAAGTCACTTTCGGCAACACTATGATTATGAAACAGGGGGCACGGAAGGTCCGCCGACTGTATGGGGGTAAAGTCGTTGCAGGCTTTGCCGGTTCGGTGGCTGACGCATTTACGCTTTATGAGAAATTTGAGAAAAAGCTCGAAGAGTTCAGTGGAAATATGCCCAGGGCTGCGGTTGAACTGGCTAAGGAGTGGCGCTCGGACAAAGTACTGCAAAAACTTGAGGCGATGTTGATTGTGATGAATGAGAAACATTTGTTTATCCTGTCGGGAAGCGGAGAGGTTATAGAGCCTGACGACGGCATATGTGCAATTGGTTCAGGCGGAGCATATGCTCTCGCTGCCGGAAGGGCGCTGATGCGTTCGACCTCCTTGTCGGCTGGGACAGTTGCTGAACAGTCCCTCGGCATTGCTTCGGAAATTTGTGTATATACGAATGACCACATTGTAGTCGAGACGGTTGGTGCCGACTCAGAATCGTGATTGTATGGAGGTGTTTGTGTTGAATAAAGACCAACTGACGCCCAGGCAGATTGTTGAACAGCTCGATAAGTACATTATTGGGCAGGCGACAGCAAAGAAAGCTGTTGCCGTGGCGTTGCGTAACAGGATGAGGAGGTCGCTCTTACCAGAAGACCTGCAAGCAGAGGTCACACCCAAAAACATTCTCATGATTGGGCCTACTGGAGTTGGGAAAACGGAAATCGCCCGCCGCCTGAGCCGATTAGTGGGAGCTCCATTTATTAAAGTAGAGGCCACAAAGTTCACTGAAGTTGGGTATGTCGGCAGGGACGTAGAGTCGATGGTGCGAGATTTGGTAGAGACTGCTATTCGCATGGTGAAAGCCGAACATGCGGACAAAGTAAAGGATCAGGCAACGGAGCAGGCGGAAGACCGAATTGTTGAGGTTCTGGTACCGGATCCAAGTGCAAATAAATCAGGCAAGAATCCATTGGAAATGTTTTTTGGCGGCGGTACGTCCAACAATCAGAGAAGTGAGAGCGGTACGAACTCGGAAAATATCCGGCAAGAACGGCGGCGGATGAGACAACAGCTCGACATGGGAGAGTTGGAAGACCGACTGATTGAGATTGAGGTAGAAGAACAGACTTCTCCTTCAATGGGTGTCATTCCTGGGGTCGGTGCTGAGGGTATGGGGAACATTCAGGAAATGCTGGGCAACATTTTACCGAAGCAAACGAGAAAGCGGAAAATGACGGTTCGTGATGCGCGAAAGGTTTTGCAGCAGGAAGAAGCACAGAAACTGATTGAAATGGAGAACGTGGTCTCTGACGCCGTCTACCGAGCTGAAAATCACGGCATTATCTTCATTGATGAGATGGATAAAATTGCGGGCCGCGAAAAGAGCAGTCAGGACGTCTCGCGCGAAGGTGTGCAGAGAGACATACTGCCGATTGTTGAAGGTTCAACAGTGGTTACGAAACACGGTCCCGTATCAACGGATCACATGTTGTTCGTGGCCGCAGGCGCATTTCATACGTCAAAGCCGTCCGACTTGATACCGGAATTGCAGGGCCGTTTTCCGATTCGAGTGGAGTTGCAGAGCCTGACTCCGGATGACTTTGAACGGATTCTCAAGGAACCTGAGCACGCTATTACTAAACAGTATTCCGCTCTCCTGGAGACTGAAGGGATTCAGGTGAAATTTACGGATGCGGCACTGCGGCGGTTGGCCGAACTGGCAGCACAAGTGAACAGGGATACGGAGAATATTGGAGCGCGCAGACTTCACACATTAGTTGAAAAAGTCCTTGAAGATTTGTCTTTTGAGGCCCCCGACGTCAATCTTGAGGAAGTACTGATTACTCCGGAATACGTGGACGATAAGCTGAAAACTATCGTCACAGACACCGATTTGAGCCAGTTTATTCTGTAAATTGCACAGGCACCGGTTTGTTCGGTGAAATGTGTCGAAAAAGCGCCGCAGGGCGCTTTTTTCTTGTTGTTACAGCGTATTTGTTGTCGATGTGTGCAGGATTCTGTAGCTGTTCGACGAAGTATTAGGACGTCGTAATCTATAAATGACAACATTTACCCGCTTTTACCTTAATATGCCGATGAGGAGGCTGTCTAGTGAGGACGGATACAGCAACTTTTCACTTGCTGGAGGGGGCTCTGAGTGCCGCACAACTGAGGCAGCAGGTTTATGCTAACAACATTGCAAACGCGGATACTCCCGGATACAAGCGTCAAGACGTTGTGTTTGAAAGTCTGTTGAACCAGGCGATGCAACCAGCGCCCGCGGCGCAGCTTGGTGTGAAACATATGCAAATTCCACAACCGGGCACTGTAAACTGGGCTGCGGCGGCAAATGTCCAGCCGCGCGTAGTCACAGATACCAGTTCTGCGCAGAGTACGAACGGAAACAATGTGGACATGACTGCAGAAATGACTCGCTTGGCGCAAAATCAACTACGCTATAACGGTCTTGTGGAAGATATGAAGATGCGCTTCAGTCAAACAAAAACTGCCATTACAGGATAGAGCAGCGGTACGATGTCAAGGCCCTAAGGTGACATAATATTTGTCGAATTGCTACTACGTTGGACGTGGTGCCAAAATTAGCAATACTCAACTAAGCCCACCCTACCTAGATTTTTAAAATATGGTGAAAAACCTAGGAACTGGTGGATAGAGGTCGATCGCGGTAAGTTTATGCGCGTTGTCGGACCCCTCCTTCCGGAGTGTAAAGTCGGTTGGTCTTTAGCAGATAGAAGACCACTCGCATCAGTTTCCGGGCTGTAAGCGCAAGGGTACGTCCCTCGGCAAATTCCTTTGGCTCCGCTCTCTTCTTGGCATAGTACTCGGCGAAAACAGGGTCGTGCACCCGGACACTGTTTGCCGCTTCAACCATGTAGTACTTGAGGTAGCGGTTGCCAGAATGAATCAGTCGAGTTCGGTTGGCTGTGAATTTCCCGGACTGGTGAACGGTCCAAGCGAGCCCGGCGTGTTTAGCGGCTTCCGCGTGGCTCTTAAACTGGCTTACATCCAGCTCAGCTACAATGCCGGAAGCAAGAATGGGACCGATACCGGGAATGGAATCAAGGGTTTGCGGGATCGTCGCCAAGTGGTCCTCAATTCCTTTGCGTAGTGCCTTCAGTTGCTCTTGTACCGTTCGAATCACGCGAATACTAGAAGCCATTGCGAGATTGACCGAGTCCGACATCGACTGGGGTAGCCGGTACGAGGAGCGAGCAGCCTTCTGTAGCACTTTAGCAACGACCTCAGGATTTTCGAATCGGTTCTTGCCATGTGCCACAAGGAATTCAATGAGACGCTCAAGGGGCATCTCACAGAGTTCCTCAACGGATTCGAATTCCTCCATGACAGCAATGGAAGTTGCCGAGAGCTTGTTTCTCTTAAAGGGACCTGTGCTGCTGTAGTCACTGAACTTGAGATACAAGTTCGTCATGAGGAAGTTGCTCTCTCTAGACAGATCCTGCATCAGGTGGTAGCGGGCTCGCGTCAAGCGCTGCAACGCCATGAGCGGCTCGCTCCAGGTAAAGGGATGCGGGAGAAGGCCTGTCCGAAGCTTAGCTGCGATAAACCAGGCATCTACTCTATCGTTCTTGGGGGCACTCAGGTAATGGGATTTCTTAAACTCCCTGATAAGACTGGGGTTAAAGACGTAGACCCTACGCTGAACACCAAAGTCCAAATGACGTTGCAGATACATGGCGGCATGGGTTGAGTAGCATCCAGTATGTTCGAGACCAAAGAGAATCTCTTCAGCCTGTTTCTGTTTTGCCAGCTTGGAGATACGATCCTGAAACTCTAAAATCCCAGGACGATTGTTGGTAACGGTGAATCGACTCACAGGTCGTTTCTCATCGTCCTGTGTTAAGCAGCAAACCACGTTCTCTTGGCTGCCTACATCAATTCCGACAAACAAGGAGGAAGTCAATATAATCACCTCCTTCAGGTTGGGATGCAGATGCCTGCGACCTCGGGATGACCCTGGGAAACCCATGAACGACAGCCTTGCGAGCTATTGGAATACACCAGACGTCATCGGTGCACGAGCCTCCTTCTGCTGGCAGGAGGGATGACGGACCGGGAAACAGTCAGCGTGTAGGTCTATTCCATGGGGCCAGGGGAACAATCTTTCCTCGGAAGACACCCTCAGATGAGGGGCAACGGGAGGGATAGGAACATTCCCTTGGTAGACACCTACGGCTATTTTCCCAAGATCAGCCCGAGGTCGTAAACACTCACTTTGTCACAGAAAGGTCTATCAACATTTGATTAGGTTTTCAAGGAACAGAAATTTAATAGAGCAACTACATTATGGTTTTACGTAAACCAATTCAGCAGCTGTTCTTAATATACAAGGGGGGTTAGCACAGATGGGCTGGCTTAACAGCATGCAAATCAGCGCAACGGGGCTTTCCGCCCAACGTCTGCGGATGAATGTCATTGCCAATAACATCGCCAATGCACAGACGACGCGCACAGCACAAGGCGGACCGTATCGGCGGGAGATTGTCCAACTGAAACCGATGCAGTCAGGGCCTCAACAATCGTTTGCCGGCTTGCTCAGCAGCAGTCAAGGTCAGTCAGCTGCAGGGGCCGGGGTACAGGTCTCCGGCATCATCAAAGACCCAAGCCCATTCAAACAAGTCTATGACCCAAGTAGTCCGGATGCTGTTAACGGATATGTGCAGATGCCGAATGTAAATATCTCTACTGAAATGGTTGATATGATTTCTGCATCCCGTGCCTACCAAGCGAACGTTACCGCATTCGCTGCTGGTAAACAAATGTATCGGGATGCATTGACTCTAGGGCAATAGGGACGCGACTTGGGCGGTCAAGTCGGCATAAGGGTTCAGTTCGTTTGAGACTAATTCTTGCCTAAATAGAGAATTCACAAGACAAGAAAGGAGGCTGCGAGGTGACTGTGGGTCCATTAGGTGCAGTGAATGTCGTGTCAGGAATGTCGCCGACGTCGACCCTGACCAAAGGCGCTGCGGCAAAGAATAACGGGGTTGGTTTTGGAAAGTTCCTGTCGCAAGCAGTAAACGGCACCAATCAGGCACTGCAAACTGCCAATCAATTGACAGCCGCATATGCTGCCGGCTCGAATGTTCCAATAGACAAAGTCATGATTGCAGAACAGCAGGCTTCGTTGGCGGTAGATTTAACTGTTCAAGTTCGCAACCGCGTTGTAAGTGCCTATAAATCCGTTATGAACATGCAGGTTTAATGCAGTAGGTAAGGGTGAGTACGTGTGAATAATTCATTGAAGCCAGCATTGGCGCGAATGGCGCCGTTCTTGAATAGATTTAGTGCAAAACAAAAACGCAATATCGCTATTACCTTTGTGGCTGGAATCGCGTGTCTGGTTGCGATTTTATGGATTTTGCTGCGTCCTCACTACGTGACCATAATGAGTGGGTTGAGCAATAAGTCGCTGGGACAGGTGCAAACCAAACTTGAGGCTCTTAAAATTCCTAATGAAATCAACGGGTCTTCCGTCTTGGTACCGAAATCTCAAGCGAATACGGCAAGAGTTCAACTTGCGACAGCCGGACTTCCGCAATCTGGGTACATCGGGTACTCATCCATTCAAAGTAAATTTGGCATGACCCAAGACCAATTTAATATTCAAGTGCTGAACTTGCTGCAGGAAAGCTTGGGGCAGACCATTCAAAGCATTAATGGAATCAATGGTGCTCAAGTGCATATTGTGATGCCGCAAAAACAGCTGTTTGTCTCCCAAAATACCAGTACGGCTGAAGCTTCTGTGTTTGTTCAACTCAGTCCAGGAACTGAGTTGTCCAGCGCTCAGGTGGCAGGAATTCAGCAACTCGTGGCGCACTCTGTCAAAGGATTGACAACGCAAAGTGTTTCTGTGGTTGACCAAAACGGGGTCACCTTGTCTAATTCCGGCGGCGTTGGTAATGTGAGCGGGGCTTCCACTGGTGAAATGGGGATCCGCAGTAAGCTGGAACAACAATTACAGCAACAGTTGCAAAGTGAACTGACCACAATTGTGGGGTCAGGGAATGCTGTGGTCTCCGTGCATGCAAATGTGAGTTTTAATCAAGTGAAGAGTACATCGAAACAGTATCAGCCTGCTCCGGGACAAAAGACTGGGTTGGTTGCGAGTCAACAAACGACGAGTTCTTCCAGCAAGTCAACGAATCAGTCTGGCGGCGCAGCCGGACAGTCTTCTTCGAATCCGAATTTACCCACTTACGGCACCTCGGGGAACGGCTCCAATGGGGCTCAGTCAACGAAGAGAGGCAGTACAATCAACTACGACAATAATGTTAAGAAGACCACCACCGTACAGGACCCCATGCAGATTCAGGGTTACAACGTTGGTGTTGTTCTAAACGCATCAGACAAGCAGATTACTACGCAGGAGATTGCACAAATCAAACAGTTTGTTAGCACAACGGTGGCTGGAAAAGGTGCCGTTAACAGCGTGTTCGTATCAAAAATGCCTTTTCATCCTTCAACTGCTACGTCTTCTCTCGGCAACGGGGGTCAGTCGAAGACCTTACTGTGGGCAGCAATTGGCGGGGGAGTACTTCTGGTCGGTGCGGGAGTGCTGCTGTACCGCCGGCGCAAAAACAAAGAGGAAGTAAATGAAACGATTGCTCCTCAAGCGCTTCAAGACCTTGAGGAACAATTGGAACAAGCCGGTGTTTCTCCTGATGAGCAAATGAAACGGCAATTAGCCAAACTTGCAAAACAAAAGCCAGATGAGTTTGCAAATCTAGTTCGGACGTGGCTGGTCAGTGACTGATGGCATGAGGAGGTATTGCAGGTGCCGCGACTTCGCAGGGAATTAACGGGAAAACAGAAGGCAGCTGTTTTGCTCATCAGCTTAGGGCCAGAGGTAGCAGCGGAAGTATATAAACACTTGTCAGAAGACGAGGTAGAGCAACTGACCTTTGAAATAGCAAACCTGCAAAAGGTGGATGTGGACCGCCGGGAACAGGTGATGAAAGAGTTTCATGATATTGCCATGGCGAACGAGTACATTCTCACTGGCGGCATCGATTATGCGCGAGAAGTGCTTGTGAAAGCATTGGGGGCTGAGCAGGCTGAAGAGGTCTTTAACAGACTGACATCTACCTTGCAGGTTCGACCGTTCCACTTTGTGCGCCAGGCGGATCCAAATCAATTGGTTAGCTTTCTTCAGGAAGAACACCCGCAGACCATGGCTTTGGTGCTTTCGTACCTGGAGGCTGAACAGGCGGCCATGGTTCTGTCTGCTCTGCCGCAGGAGATGCAAACAGACGTTGCTCGACGAATTGCACTCATGAACTCTACCTCTCCGGAAGTCATTGCCGATGTGGAACAGGTACTTGAGAATAGGATGTCCATGATGAGCAGCTTCGACAGCGCCCAAACAGGCGGGGTCGATGCCGTAGTCAAGATTTTGAACAATGTTGACAGAGGCACAGAACGAACGATTATTGACGAGCTTGGACAGTTTGATCCGGAATTGTCTGATGAAATCAAACGGAAGATGTTCTTGTTTGAAGATATCGTGTTATTGGACGATCGTTCGATTCAGCGGGTCATTCGGGATGTTGAGCCAAAAGACTTGCAGTTGTCGCTGAAAGTAGTCGGAGACGACGTGAAAAATCGAGTGTTTGACAATATGTCAAAACGGATGGTGGAGACCTTCAGAGAAGAAATGGAATTTATGGGTCCTGTCCGTCTCCGGGATGTAGAGGATGCTCAGCAGCGTGTTGTCGGGGTCATCAGGCGGCTTGAAGAGTCTGGAGAAATCATCGTAGCGCGGGGCGGAGGTGACGATATCATTGTCTAGGGTCCTTAAACGTGTAACGAACTCGCCAAGCCAGACAACTGAGATTCCTAAATTTGATATCCAGGCCCTTCGGGCCCGTGAAGAGATGGCGGCCAGTCGCTCGGAATCGAAGAATTTCTCGGAAAACGTGAGCGCCGAAGTGCTTCTGGACGAAGCCCGTGAAATGGCGAATCAGCTGGTGCAGAAAGCTGAAGAGCAGCGAGAAGCTATCTTTGACAATGCCAGGAAAGAAGCAGAGAGGTTGCACAAAGAAGCGTATGAGCTCGGTTATCAGGAAGGTTTTTCCGCTGGTGAGGAGACAGCTCGAGTGGAAGGACAAGCCCGTTTTGAAGAGCTCATCGAACTGGCGCAGTCCATTGCAGACGACAATAAACGCCGCTGGGAAGAAATCGTGCAATCCCTTCACACAGTCGCTTCCGCTGTTGTCACAAAGGCTGTGAAGGTGCTTGTTCAGAGAGAACTGGAAGTTGCACCAGCAGACATTGATTCAATGGTCTCTCATCTCCTTGAATACGTGGTGGAGGGCGCGCGCGTCCGCGTACTGGTCAATCCCATGGATTATGAAAGAGCAGCTCATGAATTTGGACAGTGGGTTTCTGACGGTTACGGAGAATGGCCTATCACTGTTGTGCCTGATGCGTCTTTATCGCCCGGGGGATGTGTGCTGGAAACTGCTCATGGACAGGTGGATGCGAAGATGGAGACGCGCATGGAGTTGGTCCAAAGTGCCTTGGCGCGTGTGATGGAGAGGGGGATTGCAGATGAACTTGGTGAGTGAAGTGGAACAGACCTTGGCTGATCTGCGCTGGTTCCGTCTCTACGGAAAAGTGGTAAAAGTGGTCGGTATGACCATTGAGTCTATAGGCCCCCGCAGCAAACTGGGTGATATTTGCAGTGTCGAATCTCAATCACGCTCTCATTGTTTGGCCGAGGTTGTAGGCTTTAGAGAAGAGCGGGTCGTGTTGATGCCTCTCGGAGACCTAGGCGAAGTTGAACAGGGTGCTAAAGTGCTGTCGCTGCAACAAAGACTGTCTGTCAACTGCAGCACCGCGCTTTTGGGCCGAGTGTTGGACGGGTTGGGGCGGCCTCTTGATGACAAAGGTCCCATTGCGAAAGCAGAGCAACGGATGATTGAAGGTCCTCCGCTGCACCCTTTAAACCGATCTCGGATTACAGAGGTGGTACAGACCGGCGTCCGTGCGCTGGACGGACTATTGACCGTGGGGCGGGGACAGCGGATGGGTATTTTTGCTGGAAGCGGAGTTGGCAAGAGTACACTACTTGGCATGATAGCAAAAAATACTTCAGCAGATGTTAATGTCATTGCCCTAATCGGTGAACGCGGGCGCGAGGTGCGTGAGTTTATCGAAGGTGAACTTGGTCCCGAAGGCATGGAGAGGTCTGTCGTGGTGGTTTCTACTTCTAATGAGCCAGCTTTGATTCGACTCAAGGCTGCCTTTGTGGCCACGGCAGTGGCAGAGTACTTCAGGGACAAGGGGCTCAGTGTAAATTTAATGATGGATTCGGTGACACGGTTTGCAATGGCTCAGCGTGAAGTCGGCTTGGCCGTGGGCGAACCGCCGACAAGCAGAGGCTACACGCCGTCCGTCTTTGCGTTACTGCCGAAGTTGCTGGAGCGTGCGGGTGCGGGACAAGCGGGATCGATTACTGCCTTCTATACTGTTCTGGTAGACGGGGACGACTTAAACGACCCGATTTCTGATGCAGTCCGGGGGATACTCGACGGACATGTGGTACTATCCCGCAAACTTGCGAACTCAGGTCGGTTTCCGGCTGTCGATATTCTTGCCAGTATCAGTCGTCTCTTTAACAGTTTGGCTGACCCCCTGCATCAACAAGCAAACCGTCAGGTGCGAGACTGGCTCCAGCGTTACACGGACGTGGAGGACCTGATTCGAATTGGTGCATATCAACCTGGCGCAGAGCCCGAGACAGACGTTGCTGTAGACAAGTTTCCATTGCTGCGAGAATTCCTTGAACAAAGAGCCGATGAACCGGCCTCGCTTGCACAATCAATTCTTCAATTACAAGAGCTTGCGGAGGTGAGGGCATGACAGACCCGCGGGTTGAGATTGTGTCGAGAATGAGAGGTCTTAAGGAAGACCTTCAGGAACAGTTGGAGATTGGATTAGCCAATGCACTCGGGACCGTGCGGGAAAGAGAGAACGACGTGCAGGAGACGAAAGCCTTGCGCCGCGCCGAACAAAGTGACGCTTCGAGCAGGTTAAACGCGGCAACGCTTCAGTATCGGGCAGCGTACCGGGATATGTTGAGCAAGCAACTGGAGTGCCGCCTTGCCAATCTCGAAGCTGCAAAGTCCGTAGCCGCCGAACGGAAACATCAAGTCAAGCAAGCTTACATAGAGACGAACCAATGGGTACATCTTGAGGAAACACAGCAGCAAAGGCTGAAGCAAGAGCGTGACAGAAAAAACCAGGCAGAAGCTGACGACATGGCCGTGCAGAGGTACTTTAGTCAGTCAGGGGGAAGTCGTTGATGGCAAAGTCAGCCGCTGAGCGTGTCGGAAAGAGTGCGGGACAGCAACTTCTATCTATTTTGCTTGTTGGTGTGGTTCCCGTGCTGGTGTCGCTGGCAATGGTCTGGGCAGCGTTTCAGTTTGTGCTGAAAGTACCCGTGTGGCAGGACGCGATGAAAATCCTGCACCATAAATCAGCGGCAGCCAGCCAGTCGACAACGGGATCAAAAACGGCCTCAACTGGAACACAGACGGAAATTGTAAAGTTGAAGACGCAATTGGCAACTCTGCAAACAAAAGAGAGTTCGCTGACGTCTAAACTGTCCAACGATGCCGCAGCCATGGCGAAACTTCAGGGTGAAAACAAAAACCTTCATCACCAACTTTCACAGCAGTTGTCCAAAGAGAGTCAAGCCCAAACGGAGGCGTCCGTTTTGCAGGGCATGGACCCTTCTGCGGCAGCCCAAGTCATGGCAAAGCTGCCCTTATCTGCTGCCGCAGCTGTGATAGCTGTCATGCAGAGTTCAGA
Proteins encoded in this window:
- the fliF gene encoding flagellar basal-body MS-ring/collar protein FliF gives rise to the protein MNNSLKPALARMAPFLNRFSAKQKRNIAITFVAGIACLVAILWILLRPHYVTIMSGLSNKSLGQVQTKLEALKIPNEINGSSVLVPKSQANTARVQLATAGLPQSGYIGYSSIQSKFGMTQDQFNIQVLNLLQESLGQTIQSINGINGAQVHIVMPQKQLFVSQNTSTAEASVFVQLSPGTELSSAQVAGIQQLVAHSVKGLTTQSVSVVDQNGVTLSNSGGVGNVSGASTGEMGIRSKLEQQLQQQLQSELTTIVGSGNAVVSVHANVSFNQVKSTSKQYQPAPGQKTGLVASQQTTSSSSKSTNQSGGAAGQSSSNPNLPTYGTSGNGSNGAQSTKRGSTINYDNNVKKTTTVQDPMQIQGYNVGVVLNASDKQITTQEIAQIKQFVSTTVAGKGAVNSVFVSKMPFHPSTATSSLGNGGQSKTLLWAAIGGGVLLVGAGVLLYRRRKNKEEVNETIAPQALQDLEEQLEQAGVSPDEQMKRQLAKLAKQKPDEFANLVRTWLVSD
- the fliG gene encoding flagellar motor switch protein FliG → MPRLRRELTGKQKAAVLLISLGPEVAAEVYKHLSEDEVEQLTFEIANLQKVDVDRREQVMKEFHDIAMANEYILTGGIDYAREVLVKALGAEQAEEVFNRLTSTLQVRPFHFVRQADPNQLVSFLQEEHPQTMALVLSYLEAEQAAMVLSALPQEMQTDVARRIALMNSTSPEVIADVEQVLENRMSMMSSFDSAQTGGVDAVVKILNNVDRGTERTIIDELGQFDPELSDEIKRKMFLFEDIVLLDDRSIQRVIRDVEPKDLQLSLKVVGDDVKNRVFDNMSKRMVETFREEMEFMGPVRLRDVEDAQQRVVGVIRRLEESGEIIVARGGGDDIIV
- a CDS encoding FliH/SctL family protein → MSRVLKRVTNSPSQTTEIPKFDIQALRAREEMAASRSESKNFSENVSAEVLLDEAREMANQLVQKAEEQREAIFDNARKEAERLHKEAYELGYQEGFSAGEETARVEGQARFEELIELAQSIADDNKRRWEEIVQSLHTVASAVVTKAVKVLVQRELEVAPADIDSMVSHLLEYVVEGARVRVLVNPMDYERAAHEFGQWVSDGYGEWPITVVPDASLSPGGCVLETAHGQVDAKMETRMELVQSALARVMERGIADELGE
- a CDS encoding FliI/YscN family ATPase, which gives rise to MNLVSEVEQTLADLRWFRLYGKVVKVVGMTIESIGPRSKLGDICSVESQSRSHCLAEVVGFREERVVLMPLGDLGEVEQGAKVLSLQQRLSVNCSTALLGRVLDGLGRPLDDKGPIAKAEQRMIEGPPLHPLNRSRITEVVQTGVRALDGLLTVGRGQRMGIFAGSGVGKSTLLGMIAKNTSADVNVIALIGERGREVREFIEGELGPEGMERSVVVVSTSNEPALIRLKAAFVATAVAEYFRDKGLSVNLMMDSVTRFAMAQREVGLAVGEPPTSRGYTPSVFALLPKLLERAGAGQAGSITAFYTVLVDGDDLNDPISDAVRGILDGHVVLSRKLANSGRFPAVDILASISRLFNSLADPLHQQANRQVRDWLQRYTDVEDLIRIGAYQPGAEPETDVAVDKFPLLREFLEQRADEPASLAQSILQLQELAEVRA
- a CDS encoding MotE family protein — protein: MAKSAAERVGKSAGQQLLSILLVGVVPVLVSLAMVWAAFQFVLKVPVWQDAMKILHHKSAAASQSTTGSKTASTGTQTEIVKLKTQLATLQTKESSLTSKLSNDAAAMAKLQGENKNLHHQLSQQLSKESQAQTEASVLQGMDPSAAAQVMAKLPLSAAAAVIAVMQSSESGPILGQMPPATASKLLTLASKVQFPASGSATGAGTANSVNTTNGSGTASGNATGSGSGNSIG